The Palaemon carinicauda isolate YSFRI2023 chromosome 37, ASM3689809v2, whole genome shotgun sequence genome contains a region encoding:
- the LOC137629788 gene encoding uncharacterized protein isoform X1, whose product MQIGELVPPRFRRDTASVDLSYTMAEEIWDPEVVRPYLEAASKASPPAEVTLEKFKEASYKFNIPFPVNTARISILIKQGKNQAKLTEHINSTHPVIHENCVPFLAAFLHFKKNHGTTVEKSLYQEMDLISFVDRLLCKRPVTFFAKNDQYLLRDRTRGSGGFEKIGTNEERPPLCLKDYLSYDEIKVSALVSVSSESSFINNGSRRNKGVPGNPGTFQEDGVIVGMVGARLKKVGFMEWQDCMVTGKQNRKELGYGSLDGPPRLQHIWSRLWGSPLPEWRSVTPGDEKFLEVDKNYLNIEVYKKRMQLGAETLLAEAKSRARAKGQQAYIHVVGLGLGVWRASHEQDAMFVDAWGDALKVMDTTDIAHVDFSWIGATTCLGVGDGEIFPGTQVVIHFSKRSLHDPVPSGTLLVVNYAWDGNSLPGNEYWIGKLASTGDGAAACSSGVAELHNVHINSNVCGTNLHVAGSFGIMHIGKYSEKYLSQGDLFQASKKLKC is encoded by the exons ATGCAGATAGGGGAGTTAGTTCCTCCCAGATTCCGCAGAGACACTGCATCTGTC GACTTAAGTTACACCATGGCTGAGGAAATTTGGGACCCGGAGGTGGTGAGGCCCTATCTAGAGGCAGCCTCAAAAGCTTCGCCTCCAGCAGAAGTCACCCTGGAGAAATTCAAAGAAGCAAGTTACAAGTTCAACATCCCATTTCCTGTCAACACGGCCAGAATATCGATTTTAATCAAG CAAGGTAAAAACCAGGCCAAACTCACTGAACACATCAACTCCACGCATCCAGTCATTCATGAAAACTGTGTACCGTTTCTGGCTGCTTTTCTACACTTCAAGAAAAATCATGGAACTACTGTAGAGAA GTCACTTTACCAGGAGATGGATCTTATCAGCTTTGTTGATCGTCTTCTGTGCAAGAGGCCTGTAACATTCTTTGCTAAGAATGATCAGTATTTATTGAGAGACAGAACCAGAGGAAGCGGCGGGTTTGAAAAAATTGGTACGAACGAAGAACGTCCACCTCTCTGCCTGAAGGATTATCTAAGTTACGATGAAATCAAAGTCTCCGCATTGGTCTCTGTATCTTCAGAGTCTTCCTTCATTAATAATGGTAGTCGTAGGAATAAAGGAGTTCCGGGAAACCCAGGTACCTTCCAGGAAGATGGGGTCATTGTTGGAATGGTTGGGGCTAGGCTTAAAAAAGTTGGGTTCATGGAATGGCAGGACTGTATGGTTACAGGAAAACAGAACCGCAAAGAACTTGGGTATGGCTCTCTAGATGGGCCACCTCGTCTTCAACACATCTGGTCTCGCTTGTGGGGATCACCTCTCCCGGAATGGAGAAGCGTAACCCCAGGTGACGAAAAGTTTCTCGAAGTGGACAAGAACTATTTGAACATCGAAGTCTATAAGAAAAGAATGCAGTTGGGAGCAGAGACACTGCTGGCTGAAGCTAAGTCACGGGCCAGAGCAAAGGGTCAGCAGGCTTACATTCATGTTGTAGGCCTTGGCTTGGGCGTATGGAGAGCTAGTCACGAACAAGATGCCATGTTCGTAGATGCCTGGGGAGATGCCCTCAAAGTTATGGATACAACTGACATTGCACATGTAGATTTCAGTTGGATTGGAGCCACAACATGCTTAGGAGTTGGTGATGGGGAAATATTTCCTGGAACCCAGGTGGTTATCCACTTCTCCAAGAGGTCACTCCATGATCCAGTACCTTCTGGAACTTTATTAGTGGTAAACTATGCTTGGGATGGCAATTCTCTGCCTGGCAATGAATACTGGATTGGGAAACTGGCTAGCACTGGAGATGGTGCTGCCGCGTGCTCTTCTGGTGTGGCAGAGTTGCACAATGTGCATATCAATAGTAATGTCTGTGGTACAAATTTGCATGTTGCTGGTTCTTTTGGCATAATGCACATTGGTAAGTATTCGGAAAAATATCTATCACAGGGTGACTTATTCCAGGCAAGCAAGAAATTAAAATGTTGA
- the LOC137629788 gene encoding uncharacterized protein isoform X2, whose protein sequence is MAEEIWDPEVVRPYLEAASKASPPAEVTLEKFKEASYKFNIPFPVNTARISILIKQGKNQAKLTEHINSTHPVIHENCVPFLAAFLHFKKNHGTTVEKSLYQEMDLISFVDRLLCKRPVTFFAKNDQYLLRDRTRGSGGFEKIGTNEERPPLCLKDYLSYDEIKVSALVSVSSESSFINNGSRRNKGVPGNPGTFQEDGVIVGMVGARLKKVGFMEWQDCMVTGKQNRKELGYGSLDGPPRLQHIWSRLWGSPLPEWRSVTPGDEKFLEVDKNYLNIEVYKKRMQLGAETLLAEAKSRARAKGQQAYIHVVGLGLGVWRASHEQDAMFVDAWGDALKVMDTTDIAHVDFSWIGATTCLGVGDGEIFPGTQVVIHFSKRSLHDPVPSGTLLVVNYAWDGNSLPGNEYWIGKLASTGDGAAACSSGVAELHNVHINSNVCGTNLHVAGSFGIMHIGKYSEKYLSQGDLFQASKKLKC, encoded by the exons ATGGCTGAGGAAATTTGGGACCCGGAGGTGGTGAGGCCCTATCTAGAGGCAGCCTCAAAAGCTTCGCCTCCAGCAGAAGTCACCCTGGAGAAATTCAAAGAAGCAAGTTACAAGTTCAACATCCCATTTCCTGTCAACACGGCCAGAATATCGATTTTAATCAAG CAAGGTAAAAACCAGGCCAAACTCACTGAACACATCAACTCCACGCATCCAGTCATTCATGAAAACTGTGTACCGTTTCTGGCTGCTTTTCTACACTTCAAGAAAAATCATGGAACTACTGTAGAGAA GTCACTTTACCAGGAGATGGATCTTATCAGCTTTGTTGATCGTCTTCTGTGCAAGAGGCCTGTAACATTCTTTGCTAAGAATGATCAGTATTTATTGAGAGACAGAACCAGAGGAAGCGGCGGGTTTGAAAAAATTGGTACGAACGAAGAACGTCCACCTCTCTGCCTGAAGGATTATCTAAGTTACGATGAAATCAAAGTCTCCGCATTGGTCTCTGTATCTTCAGAGTCTTCCTTCATTAATAATGGTAGTCGTAGGAATAAAGGAGTTCCGGGAAACCCAGGTACCTTCCAGGAAGATGGGGTCATTGTTGGAATGGTTGGGGCTAGGCTTAAAAAAGTTGGGTTCATGGAATGGCAGGACTGTATGGTTACAGGAAAACAGAACCGCAAAGAACTTGGGTATGGCTCTCTAGATGGGCCACCTCGTCTTCAACACATCTGGTCTCGCTTGTGGGGATCACCTCTCCCGGAATGGAGAAGCGTAACCCCAGGTGACGAAAAGTTTCTCGAAGTGGACAAGAACTATTTGAACATCGAAGTCTATAAGAAAAGAATGCAGTTGGGAGCAGAGACACTGCTGGCTGAAGCTAAGTCACGGGCCAGAGCAAAGGGTCAGCAGGCTTACATTCATGTTGTAGGCCTTGGCTTGGGCGTATGGAGAGCTAGTCACGAACAAGATGCCATGTTCGTAGATGCCTGGGGAGATGCCCTCAAAGTTATGGATACAACTGACATTGCACATGTAGATTTCAGTTGGATTGGAGCCACAACATGCTTAGGAGTTGGTGATGGGGAAATATTTCCTGGAACCCAGGTGGTTATCCACTTCTCCAAGAGGTCACTCCATGATCCAGTACCTTCTGGAACTTTATTAGTGGTAAACTATGCTTGGGATGGCAATTCTCTGCCTGGCAATGAATACTGGATTGGGAAACTGGCTAGCACTGGAGATGGTGCTGCCGCGTGCTCTTCTGGTGTGGCAGAGTTGCACAATGTGCATATCAATAGTAATGTCTGTGGTACAAATTTGCATGTTGCTGGTTCTTTTGGCATAATGCACATTGGTAAGTATTCGGAAAAATATCTATCACAGGGTGACTTATTCCAGGCAAGCAAGAAATTAAAATGTTGA